The following are encoded together in the Peromyscus leucopus breed LL Stock chromosome 1, UCI_PerLeu_2.1, whole genome shotgun sequence genome:
- the Prlhr gene encoding prolactin-releasing peptide receptor yields the protein MTSLPPGTSGDPDLFSGLSPAGSTPANQSAETSEGNGSAMVPRAAAVTPFQSLQLVHQLKGLIVMLYSIVVVVGLVGNCLLVLVIARVRKLHNVTNFLIGNLALSDVLMCAACVPLTLAYAFEPRGWVFGGGLCHLVFFLQPVTVYVSVFTLTTIALDRYVVLVHPLRRRISLRLSAYAVLGIWALSAVLALPAAVHTYHVELKPHDVRLCEEFWGSQERQRQLYAWGLLLGTYLLPLLAILLSYVRVSVKLRNRVVPGSVTQSQADWDRARRRRTFCLLVVVVVVFAVCWLPLHIFNLLRDLDPHAIDPYAFGLVQLLCHWLAMSSACYNPFIYAWLHDSFREELRKMLLSWPRKIVPHGQSMTVSVVI from the coding sequence ATGACCTCACTGCCCCCTGGAACCTCTGGGGACCCTGATTTGTTTTCTGGGCTGTCCCCGGCCGGTTCCACTCCAGCCAACCAGAGCGCAGAGACCTCTGAGGGCAACGGGTCCGCCATGGTTCCCCGCGCTGCAGCAGTCACGCCCTTCCAGAGCCTGCAGTTGGTGCACCAGCTGAAGGGGCTGATCGTGATGCTGTACAGCATTGTGGTGGTCGTGGGGCTGGTGGGCAATTGCCTGCTTGTGCTGGTGATCGCGCGCGTGCGCAAGCTGCACAACGTGACCAACTTCCTCATCGGCAACCTGGCTTTGTCCGACGTGCTCATGTGCGCCGCCTGTGTGCCGCTCACGCTGGCCTATGCCTTTGAGCCTCGCGGCTGGGTGTTCGGTGGAGGCCTGTGCCACCTGGTTTTCTTCCTGCAGCCGGTCACTGTCTACGTATCGGTGTTCACACTCACCACAATTGCCTTGGACCGCTACGTCGTTTTGGTGCACCCGCTACGTCGGCGCATCTCACTGAGGCTCAGCGCCTACGCGGTGCTGGGCATCTGGGCGCTATCCGCGGTGCTGGCGCTGCCGGCTGCGGTGCACACCTACCATGTAGAGCTTAAGCCCCACGACGTACGCCTCTGCGAGGAGTTCTGGGGCTCGCAGGAGCGACAGCGGCAGCTCTATGCCTGGGGGCTGCTGTTGGGCACCTATTTGCTCCCCCTGCTGGCCATTCTCCTGTCCTACGTCCGAGTGTCGGTGAAGCTGCGGAACCGTGTGGTTCCTGGAAGCGTGACCCAGAGCCAAGCGGACTGGGACCGAGCGCGTCGCCGCCGCACCTTCTgcctgctggtggtggtggtggtggtgttcgCCGTCTGCTGGCTACCGCTGCACATCTTCAACCTGCTTCGGGACCTGGACCCGCATGCCATCGACCCCTATGCTTTCGGGCTGGTGCAGCTTCTCTGTCACTGGCTCGCCATGAGCTCCGCCTGCTACAACCCTTTCATCTATGCCTGGCTGCACGACAGCTTCCGAGAGGAGCTGCGCAAAATGCTGCTCTCCTGGCCTCGAAAGATTGTGCCCCATGGTCAGAGCATGACGGTCAGCGTGGTCATCTGA